A region of the Micromonospora sediminicola genome:
GTACGCCTCGACCCGACCCTCTGCCTTGGCCAGAAGGCGTGGTTCGACAGCTTCGACGCGGCCACGGCCGGCCAGCTCTATCCGGTCGGCGAGGAGTACGACGGACACGGCAGCCTGGCGATCGACGTGGCCGGCAACGTCCATCTGCTCTTCAACGACCAGGTCAAGCGGCTCGGCACCGGCGGGGTCGGTCTGGCCCGGCTGCTTGAGGGCGAGGACGCGCCCGAGGAGTGGTGAGGCGGCTCAGCGGGCGTCGGTGACCACGTGGGAGCAGGCCGGGCACGCCGCCGGTCCCTGCTCGGCGAACCAGCGGCAGGTACGCCGGATCGCGCACTTCGGCAGCGTCTCCTCGGCGGGCGGCGCGGTCTCGGCGTACGAGGCGGCCATCCGGGCGCCCAGCCCGCAGTGCGAGCCGGTCCAGAAGCCGCAGGACGAGGTGACGCAGGGGCCGGCGAGCCGGACCCGGCTCTCGATCGGCTCGTCCGAGTCGCCGGCCCCGGCGAGCGCCACCTCGGCCGGCACGGCCGGAGTCACGTAGGCCACCCGGCCCGCCGGAGTGATCATGCCGAGGAACACCGTGGCGTTGGACGCCGGGGTGCTCGGGCACATCCGCTCCGGCGGACCGGCCGGTCGGGCGGCGTCGGTCACCGCTGGATCCAGAATCCGATGTCGTTGATCTTCTGGCCGAGGTCCTGCGCGAACGGGCCGTCGAGCACCCAGAGCCCGTACCACTCGGGGCGCAGCTTGATGTTGCCGTGGCCGAGGGTCAGCGGGTTGGTCAGCTTGGCGTTGGCGGTGCCCAGCGCGGCCAGGCCGGCCTTCTGGATCTCGCCGGCGATCAGAGTCTGCTGGTCGGGTGTCAGGTCGACGCCGTCGACCACGAAGCGGAACTCGTTGCGGGCCATGTGCTACCTCCGGTCACTCGTACGATTCGGTGCCCAGCCCGCGACGCAGGCTGGTCCGGGTGAAGGCCGCCCAGCCGACGTGCGAGGCGGGGTCGGCGGGCTGCCCGACGCGGGCGAGCACCCGCCCGGCGTGCTCCGGCCAGCGGGCGGCGGTGGCCGCCGCGTCGCCCCACAGCTCCCGGCAGGCGGCGACCGCGAAGGCGACCTGCTCGGACGCGCCGGTGAACCCGGCCGC
Encoded here:
- a CDS encoding SUKH-3 domain-containing protein produces the protein MRHGDEWDLPARAARELKAAGWSPRRRVDVTAWVSALAPEGFSAHDAARAFLTEFGGLTVRVSGPGRDYARVGVRLDPTLCLGQKAWFDSFDAATAGQLYPVGEEYDGHGSLAIDVAGNVHLLFNDQVKRLGTGGVGLARLLEGEDAPEEW